One Mucilaginibacter ginkgonis genomic region harbors:
- a CDS encoding DUF4402 domain-containing protein — protein MRADPIKIIPTKNVALATITFCMLMLCALISFAQPQKPPRPIKVTIGNAQGLQFGAFSQTGSGGTVQVTSTGSRSSSGSIILLNLGYTYAPAIYNIDSEPGVVVTIVNGSDVTLTGSGGGTMSLHLGSSTPTSPFVVPRTPSPYPVYIGGTLTVNTGSVPGNYTGSFNITFVQQ, from the coding sequence ATGAGAGCCGATCCAATTAAAATAATTCCGACGAAGAACGTAGCATTAGCTACGATTACGTTCTGCATGCTGATGCTATGCGCCTTGATATCTTTCGCGCAGCCGCAAAAACCGCCGCGCCCCATAAAGGTGACCATTGGCAATGCACAGGGCTTGCAGTTCGGCGCGTTTTCACAGACAGGATCAGGCGGAACGGTGCAGGTAACCTCAACAGGTAGCCGCTCATCAAGCGGAAGTATCATTTTACTTAATCTGGGATACACGTATGCGCCGGCCATTTACAATATCGATTCTGAACCCGGTGTGGTAGTGACAATTGTGAACGGCAGCGACGTAACACTTACGGGATCTGGCGGTGGCACTATGTCTTTACATTTGGGTTCATCTACCCCGACGTCGCCATTTGTGGTGCCACGTACACCCAGCCCTTACCCGGTTTACATAGGCGGTACCCTTACCGTTAATACCGGTAGTGTGCCGGGCAACTACACGGGATCTTTTAATATAACCTTTGTGCAGCAATGA